TTGCTGGGATATGAGTTTCAGCTGGACACCATTTGCAGGGAGTGCAGCGCGTGTCAGCAACTACAACTTTACATTGAAAGTAAAATCGGCGATTCTGCAGGATTTGAAAGTGACACGCCGCCGTTCATTCTACGACAGATCAGCCTATTAACAGGTCCCAAAAAAAAGGCAGCCCGGTTTGGACTACCTTTTCAATGTCTCAGGTTCAGTTACTTTGACGACGGCTTCGAAGCAGCTTTTGGAACAACTTCGCCTTTCAGATATAAAGTAATTGATCCGCCTTCTGTGTTACTGAAAACAGTGACAGGCTTGTTGAAAGAGCCTGCTGCAGCTGCATTAAAAGTAGCTTTCACAGATCCCGTTTTTCCCGGAAGTACTGGTTCTTTTGACCAAACCGGCGTGGTACATCCGCAAGATACGGTTACGTTGGAAAGAACTACTGGCTCGGTACCTGCGTTGGTAAAAACAAACTCATGCGTTACTGGTGTTCCCTGAGGTACTTTTCCAAAAACATGAGTTTCCTCTTTGAATTTTAACACACCTTTCTGAGCAAAGCTCACGGTGGTCAGGCCAACCAATAGAACCAGAGCTGAAAAGAATACTTTCATAACTTTGACGATACATTTAGTGGTGAAAAACTAATTAGCAAACAAGATTAATGCTTAATAATTAAATATAATAATCATTAACCATTATTAACAGAAGACCGCGATTAATGGTATAACGGCTGATTATTATTTTCCTGCATAATTTTGGCTTGCATTCAAAAAAACGTAATTTAACTACGGATTAATTCCCGAAATTTTCGCTTATGCTTCCAAATGATAGTTTGACCGGCTCCGGTATTTTGAGTAAAGAAAACATTATCAGCGATTATCGCCTAGCTTGCGAAAGTCGCCAGGTAAGTCTGCTGGGCCGGAAAGATACAATGGGAGGTCGTTCTAAATTTGGCATTTTTGGTGACGGCAAGGAAGTGGCTCAGATCGCACTTTCCAGAACTTTCAGGCCGGGCGATTTCCGCTCCGGCTATTACAGGGACCAGACTATTGAAGCTGCTGTGGGCAATTTGACCTGGCAGCAATTTTTTGCGCAGATGTACGCGCACGCCGATCTCGAACATGAGCCCAATACAGGCGGAAGGTCCATGAACGGCCACTTTTCCACGCGCTGGCTCGATGAGAACGGGCATTGGCTGGATCAAACCAAAATTTATAATTCTGTTTGCGATATATCTTCAACTGCCGGTCAGATGCCCAGGGCTGTCGGCCTTGCCTATGCTTCAAAATTGTACAGGCATAACAAGCAACTCGATTCACAAACCCGGTTTTCACGGCAGGGAAATGAGATCGTTTTTGCCACGATTGGCGACGCATCCACTTCTCAGGGGATGTTTTGGGAAGCGATGAATGCAGCGGGCGTTTTGCAAATTCCACTACTCACTTCGGTTTGGGACGATGGCTACGGTATTTCAGTTCCTATTGAATATCAAACCACGAAGGGGAGTATTTCAAAAGCACTTGCCGGCTTGCAGCGCAATGAAGAAGAGCCCGGAGTAGAAATCCTGTCGGTGAGTGGCTGGGATTATCCGGCATTAATTGAAACTTACCAGAAAGCTGCGGCTATTTGCCGGGAAGAACAGGTGCCTGTATTGGTTCACGTTACTGAGCTGACACAACCTCAGGGACATTCAACTTCCGGTTCGCACGAACGCTATAAATCCAAGCAGCGACTTAATTGGGAGAATGAACATGATTGTAATCTCCGCTTCCGGGATTGGATCTTGAAAAACGGTTATGCAACCGATGAGGAGCTCGAACAGATTGAAATAGAAGCAAAAGAAACTGCCGCGCAGGCCCGCAACGGTGCTTGGCAGGCTTATCGTAAGGATATTGATAAGGAATATCTCGAAACCATTCAGCTAATTCAGGCAGCTGGGCGGGATAGTAAGCATGCCAATGCATTAAGTAATGTCGTGCACGATTTGTCGAAAACATATCTTCCTGTAAGAAGGGATATGCTTGCGAGCATTCGCAAGGCCCTCCGCATTGTTGGTAAGGAAGAAAATGCTGCAAAAGCTACGCTCAAATCATCTCTTAAGAACAGTCTGAAAGAAAACGAAACACGTTTCAATACGCATTTATATAGTGAAACTCAGGAATCTCCAATGCATGTGAAAGCAGTGGAGCCTGTATTTTCAGAAACCAGTCCAACAGTCGACGGCCGCGAAATTATTCGTACCTACTTTAATTCGCTTTTCGAGAAAGACCCAAAAGTGGTAGCGCTCGGCGAAGATATTGGCATGATTGGAGATGTAAACCAGGGATTTGCTGGTTTGCAGGAAAAATTTGGCGCGCTTCGTATCACCGATACAGGCATCCGCGAAACGACCATAATCGGTCAGGGAATCGGAATGGCCATGCGCGGCTTAAGACCGATCGTAGAAATCCAGTATTTCGACTACATCTATTACGCATTGTCGACATTAACCGACGACCTCGCGTCGCTCCGGTACCGAACCGCTGGCGGCCAGAAAGCACCATTGATCGTCCGCACAAGAGGCCACCGGCTGGAAGGTATCTGGCACTCGGGCTCCCCAATGGGTACCATGCTCAGTAGCTTGCGGGGAATGCACGTCATAGTACCACGAAACTTTGTCCAGGCAGCTGGCTTTTACAATACACTACTGAAAGGCGACGATCCTGCACTGATTGTTGAACCATTAAATTCTTACCGTCAGAAGGAAATATTACCTGATAATATCAGCGACATCTGCATTCCTCTGGGCCAGCCAGAAATTTTAATGGAAGGAAATCATGTGACGATCGTTACTTATGGCTCCATGTGTCGTATAGTAATGGAGGCCGCTTCTCATTTGCAGCGTGTAGGTATCGAGGTCGAGGTGATCGATGTACAGACACTCCTGCCATTTGACGTAAACAGCAGCATAGTAGAATCCATAAAGAAAACGAACAGGGTCATTTTTGCGGATGAAGATTTGCCTGGCAGCGCATCGGCCTATATGATGCAGCAGGTGCTGGAAAAACAGAATGCGTACCGCTGGCTGGATTCAGCACCGGTGACGATTTCCGCCAAAGACCATCGCCCGCCTTACGGATCGGACGGTGATTATTTTTCGAAACCTAATATGGACGATATTTTTGATGCTGTTTACAAGATCATGCACGAAGCAGAGCCCGAGATTTATCCGGAACTGTTTTAGTGTTTTGATTTATTATGTATCAAAAATCAGGAAAGAGAATTTTAGATATTACGATAGCGGCAACAGGGATTTTCATCTCGTTGCCGCTTTTTGTTTTGGTAACCATCTTGGTCTGCATTGATTCGCGTGGCAAACCCTTTTTCCTGCAGGAAAGACCCGGCCTTGGTGCGCGGCTTTTCACGCTGATAAAACTACGGACGATGCGCGAAAACGGGAAAGTTACCCGCTTCGGCCACATTCTCAGAAGAACTTCGTTTGACGAAATTCCGCAGCTCTGGAACGTATTAAGGGGTGAAATGAGCATTGTTGGTCCGCGTCCTCTTTTGGTTCGATATCTCCCTTTATATAATACGTTTCAAAACAGGCGGCATTCCGTGTTGCCGGGCATGACCGGGCTCGCACAGGTTAACGGACGAAATGCGATCAGCTGGCAGAAGAAATTTGAATATGATGTCTGGTATGCCGAAAACCTTTCCCTCAAACTTGATATGAAAATCATCTGGCTCACATTTTCACGAGCTTTGGACAGGAAGCACGTTAACGCCCCGGTGAAAATTTCCATGGAAGAATTCAAAGGAAACTGATATGCTGATTTACGGGGCCGGCGGACACGCAAAGGTGATATTTCGGATGTTGATCGACGCAGGACTTGCGGTTGAAACTGTTTTTGATGATCAGTTCAGCACCCGACTTTTTGATAGAAATTCAATCAGCTATTCTTCGGAAATATTTAACGACAAAAAGCTGATCATAGCAATAGGCGACAATTTCGCAAGACGGGCCGTGGCAGGAAAAGTATCTCACGGTTTTGGTCAACTGGTTCACAAAAGTGCATTGATTGATTCGACAGTCAGGGCTGGACAGGGTACTGTTATATTTCAACAGGCGATTATCCAGACCGACGCGCGGATTGGCGAACATGTCATCATCAATACCGGCGCAATTATCGAGCACGAATGTGAACTGAAAGACTTTGTTCACGTAGCGCCTCGGGTTACTATTTGCGGGAATGTAAAAGTGGAC
This Dyadobacter sp. UC 10 DNA region includes the following protein-coding sequences:
- a CDS encoding DUF1573 domain-containing protein, which gives rise to MKVFFSALVLLVGLTTVSFAQKGVLKFKEETHVFGKVPQGTPVTHEFVFTNAGTEPVVLSNVTVSCGCTTPVWSKEPVLPGKTGSVKATFNAAAAGSFNKPVTVFSNTEGGSITLYLKGEVVPKAASKPSSK
- a CDS encoding alpha-ketoacid dehydrogenase subunit alpha/beta, producing the protein MLPNDSLTGSGILSKENIISDYRLACESRQVSLLGRKDTMGGRSKFGIFGDGKEVAQIALSRTFRPGDFRSGYYRDQTIEAAVGNLTWQQFFAQMYAHADLEHEPNTGGRSMNGHFSTRWLDENGHWLDQTKIYNSVCDISSTAGQMPRAVGLAYASKLYRHNKQLDSQTRFSRQGNEIVFATIGDASTSQGMFWEAMNAAGVLQIPLLTSVWDDGYGISVPIEYQTTKGSISKALAGLQRNEEEPGVEILSVSGWDYPALIETYQKAAAICREEQVPVLVHVTELTQPQGHSTSGSHERYKSKQRLNWENEHDCNLRFRDWILKNGYATDEELEQIEIEAKETAAQARNGAWQAYRKDIDKEYLETIQLIQAAGRDSKHANALSNVVHDLSKTYLPVRRDMLASIRKALRIVGKEENAAKATLKSSLKNSLKENETRFNTHLYSETQESPMHVKAVEPVFSETSPTVDGREIIRTYFNSLFEKDPKVVALGEDIGMIGDVNQGFAGLQEKFGALRITDTGIRETTIIGQGIGMAMRGLRPIVEIQYFDYIYYALSTLTDDLASLRYRTAGGQKAPLIVRTRGHRLEGIWHSGSPMGTMLSSLRGMHVIVPRNFVQAAGFYNTLLKGDDPALIVEPLNSYRQKEILPDNISDICIPLGQPEILMEGNHVTIVTYGSMCRIVMEAASHLQRVGIEVEVIDVQTLLPFDVNSSIVESIKKTNRVIFADEDLPGSASAYMMQQVLEKQNAYRWLDSAPVTISAKDHRPPYGSDGDYFSKPNMDDIFDAVYKIMHEAEPEIYPELF
- a CDS encoding sugar transferase, with protein sequence MYQKSGKRILDITIAATGIFISLPLFVLVTILVCIDSRGKPFFLQERPGLGARLFTLIKLRTMRENGKVTRFGHILRRTSFDEIPQLWNVLRGEMSIVGPRPLLVRYLPLYNTFQNRRHSVLPGMTGLAQVNGRNAISWQKKFEYDVWYAENLSLKLDMKIIWLTFSRALDRKHVNAPVKISMEEFKGN
- a CDS encoding acetyltransferase, which translates into the protein MLIYGAGGHAKVIFRMLIDAGLAVETVFDDQFSTRLFDRNSISYSSEIFNDKKLIIAIGDNFARRAVAGKVSHGFGQLVHKSALIDSTVRAGQGTVIFQQAIIQTDARIGEHVIINTGAIIEHECELKDFVHVAPRVTICGNVKVDENTLLGAGCIILPNISIGKNCIVGAGSVVTKSISDNTTVAGNPARILTL